In Quercus robur chromosome 10, dhQueRobu3.1, whole genome shotgun sequence, a genomic segment contains:
- the LOC126702653 gene encoding TMV resistance protein N-like isoform X25, translating into MALLDMKTDSSSFPSSSSAAVRWNYDVFLSFRGKDTRYNFVGHLYEALIQKGIHIFKDDINLDRGRPILPELLKAIGESRFAIVIISEDYASSDSCLVELAHIIHCKKEMGMTILPVFHHVDPSNIRKQLGTFEQAFIEHEKKENKETVEKWRDALREVGSLSGWHLKEYCSEIENIKDIVGCISLHLKYDALPYIAKDLVGINSRMEEFESHLALGSNDVRFIGIWGMGGMGKTTLARVVYYMVSIKFEACSFIEDVRERSERDGLVTLQQDLISDILKGTDLKIRDKYDGVINIRNRLRCKRILLVLDDVDKLDQLKFLVGEHDWFGPGSRIIITTRDEHVLKTHEVNEIYEVDGLNDEHALRLFSSKAFKGKHVPNDYLELSKHFLNYARGLPLALEVLGSFLNGKSIAEWKSALERLKDFPERIILQALKISFDGLRDAEKEIFLHIACFLNHKEKDHVLEVLDSLGLHPVIGLKELIDKSLLKITYMHIVWMHDLLEEMGKDIVRNECLNDPGKRSRLWCYKDIESVLKKNKGMKAVQAMHILCNYDKDEHEVKETCWSPEAISQMYNLKFLRIYGIFQDPQHLPNSLRVLCWSYYPSNSLPSTFQPDELVMLCLPHSRNEQLCIGIKNFDKLKIIDLSSSGFIISPDFTGVPNLEKLNLSSCQKLRELHPSVGILKKLVHFDLKFCENLVCLPNTICSLNSLERLDLCGCSNFDNLPENLGNLKGLKMLYLSGTAIKELPSSIDGLTTLTSLTLNDCKNLVCLPSTICSLKLLERLDLSRCSNFDNLPENLGNLKGLEELYLSGTAIKELPSSIDGLTTLTSLTLNDCKNLVCLPSSLNSLERLDFCGRSNFDNLPENLGNLKGLKNLHLSGTAIKELPSSIDGLTTLTSLTLNDCKNLVCLPSTICSLKLLECLDLYGCSNFDNLPENLGNLKGLEELYLSGTAIKELPSSIDGLTALTLLSLKDCENLVCLPSTICSLKLLERLDLSRCSNFDNLPENLGNLKGLEELYLSGTAIKELPSSIDGLTTLTSLTLNDCKNLVCLPSSLNSLERLDFCGRSNFDNLPENLGNLKGLKNLHLSGTAIKELPSSIDGLTTLTSLTLWSCRNLVCLPNTICCLISLECLEISGCSSFEYLPENLGNVKGLKKLGLSGSAIKELPSSIERLMHLTSLNLLDCFNLGCLPNTTCGFKFHGTLDLSTCSRFKNLPEMPWIIEGLLMLDLSNTVIEEMPSSIGRLTDLTALTLRFCMNLVRLPSTICSWKSLESLDLLGCLKFKNLPKNIGNMKDLEVLNLCWTSIIEFPSSIVLLKNLKHLYIRGWKLSEFYSQSASLELMDPLWNLPFSQPTSPQECIGLPSFLYSSLPTSPVLVGLLLPSLSGLHSLTYLCINDCDLLSIPDDIGCLSSLECLNLSGNNFVSLPESMSQLFNLRRLYLEGCKRLQSLGNVLSTIDSVIANDCSSLERLPELQFYPFMSNHSLFQCFNCFKLVDYIQNGSNMLQGLPNIVIPGGEIPKWFSNEFQGDNIQLSFPGCDELMGIVLCVVFVPNGSHQYHRNWNFTCIFQLNGLKIADFSQSYYFTTKYGRIESPHIWLLYLSTHRSVSNWGKICSRIDANGFRQLKIQIFAEVVEKIGVQLVYKQDMEDPNQTMAQCISNNSTLYEDFGVVHHDIDNSPIESSRNKQSRDVDDGAGPSGEGYSNEEPQPKWIQGEIFDYFAMEGGDQISKKLESIHGGKEDIYQDIEDPNQTLTQLSINSRKLYEELGDLSHDSYNSAAEGSRIKRRLDEEDGAGPSGEGYSNNEPHPKTRRMYG; encoded by the exons ATGGCTTTATTGGACATGAAGACGGACTCGTCATCTTTCCCAAGTTCTTCTTCAGCTGCTGTCCGATGGAATTATGACGTCTTTCTCAGTTTCAGAGGCAAGGACACCCGCTACAATTTTGTGGGTCATCTTTATGAAGCTTTGATACAAAAAGGCATTCACATTTTTAAAGACGATATAAACCTTGACAGAGGAAGACCCATCTTACCAGAGCTGTTGAAAGCAATAGGGGAGTCGAGATTTGCTATTGTCATTATCTCAGAAGACTACGCATCTTCAGATTCGTGTTTAGTTGAACTTGCACACATCATTCACTGCAAGAAAGAGATGGGAATGACAATTCTGCCTGTTTTTCACCATGTGGATCCATCCAATATACGGAAACAACTGGGAACTTTTGAGcaggcatttattgaacatgaAAAAAAGGAGAACAAAGAGACGGTGGAGAAATGGAGAGATGCTTTGAGAGAAGTGGGCAGCCTGAGCGGATGGCATTTAAAGGAATATTG CTCTGAGATAGAAAACATCAAAGACATCGTGGGATGTATATCGCTTCACTTGAAATATGATGCATTACCATACATTGCCAAGGACCTAGTAGGAATAAACTCTCGAATGGAGGAATTTGAGTCGCATTTAGCTTTAGGGTCAAACGATGTTCGCTTTATAGGGATTTGGGGGATGGGGGGAATGGGCAAGACAACTCTTGCTAGAGTTGTTTATTATATGGTTTCTATTAAATTTGAAGCTTGTAGTTTTATTGAGGATGTTAGGGAAAGATCTGAAAGAGATGGTTTAGTTACACTACAACAGGATCTTATTTCTGATATTTTGAAGGGAACAGATTTGAAAATTAGAGATAAGTATGATGGAGTTATCAATATCAGGAATAGGTTACGTTGTAAAAGGATTCTTCTTGTCCTTGATGATGTAGATAAATTGGACCAGTTGAAATTCTTAGTTGGGGAGCATGATTGGTTTGGTCCGGGCAGTAGAATTATCATAACAACAAGAGATGAGCATGTGTTGAAAACACATGAAGTAAATGAAATATATGAAGTTGATGGATTGAATGATGAACATGCTCTTCGACTATTTTCATCAAAAGCCTTTAAAGGCAAACATGTCCCAAATGATTATTTAGAGCTGTCTAAACATTTTTTGAATTATGCTAGGGGCCTTCCATTAGCTCTTGAGGTTTTAGGTTCATTTTTGAATGGAAAAAGTATTGCTGAATGGAAAAGTGCATTAGAGAGGCTCAAAGATTTTCCTGAGAGAATCATTCTCCAAGCACTTAAAATAAGTTTCGATGGACTCCGTGATGCAGAGAAGGAAATATTCCTGCATATTGCATGCTTCCTTAACCACAAGGAGAAAGATCATGTATTAGAAGTACTGGATAGTCTTGGCCTTCATCCTGTCATTGGATTGAAGGAACTCATTGATAAATCCCTCTTGAAAATTACGTATATGCATATAGTGTGGATGCATGATTTACTAGAAGAAATGGGGAAGGACATAGTTCGTAACGAGTGCCTTAATGATCCTGGAAAGCGTAGTAGATTGTGGTGTTATAAGGACATTGAAAGCgtgttgaaaaaaaataag GGAATGAAAGCAGTTCAAGCCAtgcatattttgtgtaattatgATAAAGATGAACATGAAGTAAAAGAGACATGTTGGAGCCCTGAGGCCATTTCGCAAATGTACAATCTTAAATTTCTTAGAATTTATGGTATTTTCCAGGATCCTCAACATCTTCCAAATTCTTTAAGAGTTCTCTGTTGGAGTTATTATCCTTCAAATTCTCTACCGTCAACTTTCCAGCCAGATGAGCTTGTTATGCTTTGTTTGCCACATAGCAGAAATGAACAACTTTGCATAGGAATAAAG aattttgacaagttgaagatCATCGACTTGTCTTCGTCGGGCTTCATTATATCCCCAGACTTCACTGGAGTCCCAAATCTTGAGAAATTAAATCTTTCATCTTGTCAAAAATTACGTGAGCTTCACCCATCCGTTGGAATTCTTAAAAAGCTTGTTCATTTTGATCTAAAGTTTTGCGAAAATCTTGTGTGTCTTCCTAACACCATTTGTAGTTTGAATTCACTTGAACGGCTTGATCTTTGTGG ATGCtcaaattttgacaacttgCCGGAGAACCTAGGGAATCTCAAAGGTCTCAAGATGCTTTATTTGAGTGGAACAGCTATAAAAGAGCTGCCTTCATCAATTGATGGTTTGACAACCCTTACTTCGTTGACTCTTAACGATTGTAAGAATCTTGTGTGTCTTCCTAGCACcatttgtagtttgaaattGCTAGAACGTCTTGATCTTTCTAGATGCtcaaattttgacaacttgCCGGAGAAC CTAGGGAATCTCAAAGGTCTCGAGGAGCTTTATTTGAGTGGAACAGCTATAAAAGAGCTGCCTTCATCAATTGATGGTTTGACAACCCTTACTTCGTTGACTCTTAACGATTGTAAGAATCTTGTGTGTCTTCCTAGCAGTTTGAATTCACTTGAAAGGCTTGATTTTTGTGGGCGCtcaaattttgacaacttgCCGGAGAACCTAGGAAATCTCAAAG GTCTCAAGAACCTTCACTTGAGTGGAACAGCTATAAAAGAGTTGCCTTCATCAATTGATGGTTTGACAACCCTTACTTCATTGACTCTTAACGATTGTAAGAATCTTGTGTGCCTTCCTAGCACcatttgtagtttgaaattGCTAGAATGTCTTGATCTTTATGG ATGCtcaaattttgacaacttgCCGGAGAACCTAGGGAATCTCAAAGGTCTCGAGGAGCTTTATTTGAGTGGAACAGCTATAAAAGAGCTGCCTTCATCAATTGATGGTTTGACAGCCCTTACTTTATTGAGTCTCAAAGATTGTGAGAATCTTGTGTGTCTTCCTAGCACcatttgtagtttgaaattGCTAGAACGTCTTGATCTTTCTAGATGCtcaaattttgacaacttgCCGGAGAAC CTAGGGAATCTCAAAGGTCTCGAGGAGCTTTATTTGAGTGGAACAGCTATAAAAGAGCTGCCTTCATCAATTGATGGTTTGACAACCCTTACTTCGTTGACTCTTAACGATTGTAAGAATCTTGTGTGTCTTCCTAGCAGTTTGAATTCACTTGAAAGGCTTGATTTTTGTGGGCGCtcaaattttgacaacttgCCGGAGAACCTAGGAAATCTCAAAGGTCTCAAGAAC CTTCACTTGAGTGGAACAGCTATAAAAGAGTTGCCTTCATCAATTGATGGTTTGACAACCCTTACTTCATTGACTCTTTGGAGTTGCAGAAATCTTGTGTGTCTTCCTAACACCATTTGTTGTTTGATATCGCTTGAATGTCTTGAGATTTCTGGGTGCTCAAGTTTTGAATACTTGCCAGAGAATCTAGGGAATGTCAAAGGCCTAAAGAAGCTTGGTTTGAGTGGATCAGCTATAAAGGAGTTGCCTTCATCAATTGAACGTTTGATGCACCTTACTTCATTGAATTTGCTTGATTGCTTTAATCTTGGGTGTCTTCCTAACACAACTTGTGGTTTTAAGTTCCATGGCACTCTTGATCTTTCTACATGCTCAAGATTCAAAAACTTGCCAGAGATGCCATGGATAATCGAAGGTCTATTGATGCTTGATTTGAGTAATACAGTTATAGAAGAGATGCCTTCATCAATTGGCCGTTTGACTGACCTTACTGCATTGACTCTAAGATTTTGCATGAATCTTGTGCGCCTTCCTAGCACCATTTGTAGTTGGAAATCGCTTGAATCTCTTGATCTTTTAGGatgtttaaaattcaaaaacttgcCAAAGAACATAGGAAATATGAAAGATTTGGAGGTGCTCAATTTGTGTTGGACATCCATAATAGAGTTTCCTTCTTCCATTGTTCTCCTTAAAAATCTCAAACATCTATATATTCGTGGATGGAAATTATCTGAATTTTATTCCCAGTCAGCAAGTCTTGAGTTGATGGACCCATTATGGAATTTACCATTTTCCCAGCCAACGAGTCCTCAGGAGTGCATAGGATTGCCgtcatttttatattcttcCCTGCCAACAAGTCCTGTTTTAGTGGGCTTATTATTGCCTTCCTTATCGGGTCTGCATTCTTTAACATATTTGTGTATTAATGATTGCGATCTTTTGTCAATCCCCGATGACATTGGCTGCCTGTCATCTTTAGAATGCTTAAACCTAAGtggaaataattttgtttcCCTTCCTGAAAGCATGTCCCAACTCTTTAATCTTCGAAGACTCTATTTGGAGGGTTGCAAGAGGCTTCAATCATTGGGAAATGTTCTGTCAACTATTGATTCTGTAATTGCAAACGATTGTAGCTCACTGGAGAGATTGCCAGAACTACAATTTTATCCTTTTATGTCAAATCACTCCCTTTTCCAATGTTTCAACTGCTTCAAATTGGTTGACTATATTCAAAATGGCAGTAACATGcttcag GGACTACCAAATATTGTTATTCCTGGAGGTGAAATTCCAAAATGGTTTAGCAATGAGTTTCAGGGTGATAACATACAATTGTCTTTTCCTGGGTGTGATGAGCTAATGGGAATTGTGTTGTGTGTTGTTTTTGTACCCAATGGGTCACATCAATATCATAGAAATTGGaattttacatgtatttttCAGCTCAATGGACTTAAGATTGCAGATTTCTCACAATCTTATTATTTTACGACAAAATATGGTAGAATTGAATCTCCTCATATTTGGCTGCTATATTTGTCCACTCACCGTTCCGTCTCCAATTGGGGCAAAATATGTAGTCGCATTGATGCCAATGGATTCCGTCAACTCAAGATTCAAATATTTGCAGAGGTGGTGGAGAAAATTGGGGTTCAGTTGGTATACAAGCAAGACATGGAAGATCCCAATCAAACCATGGCACAGTGCATCAGCAACAACAGCACACTGTATGAGGATTTTGGCGTAGTACATCATGATATTGACAATTCACCCATAGAAAGTAGCAGAAATAAGCAAAGCCGTGATGTGGATGATGGGGCTGGACCTAGTGGAGAAGGCTACTCTAATGAGGAACCACAGCCAAAGTGGATTCAAGGGGAAATTTTCGACTACTTTGCCA TGGAAGGAGGGGATCAAATATCCAAGAAGCTTGAATCCATTCACGGAGGGAAGGAGGATATTTACCAAGACATTGAAGATCCCAATCAAACTTTGACACAGTTAAGCATTAACAGCAGGAAGCTCTATGAGGAACTGGGTGATCTCAGCCATGATTCTTACAATTCAGCTGCAGAAGGTAGCAGAATTAAGCGAAGACTTGATGAGGAAGATGGGGCTGGACCTAGCGGAGAAGGCTACTCTAACAATGAACCACATCCAAAGACTCGGAGGATGTATGGCTGA